A genomic segment from Paenibacillus sp. FSL K6-1096 encodes:
- a CDS encoding flavodoxin family protein — protein MKKVIGLAGSMKKHHSSSEYLLSVALEAAAEQGVQTELLRLNDYNILPCDGCGNCMNGKHCHLLNDPEDQLRELYDKLKEGDGFVFASPVYALSLPAVWKNWIDRCEPCSDEDLDFEYYNYDRVAGVKGKAFKGKVAGQIVVAAGPGHEWALSSLMPCFTAIKLSMIASAGISLIEYDGQPGIRKRPWSKPIEEAEEAKMMARAVGMRVASSLGFSYFDLPAGQESWEQQQAGGKEALAWSSFAIQNAEDEEVLLGDLASERPQVFVIGDQQASIRCGPLLEQLQQQLGGKADCALIARVGQLPHFITHEFVKGKTKETVPGFTLYYDWEDKLGPRCALAPGQPAILAGRSREEWQLFTLDEADGGNLGQALEYLAEAVV, from the coding sequence AAGGTCATCGGACTCGCCGGGTCCATGAAGAAGCATCACAGCTCCAGCGAATACCTGCTCTCCGTTGCGCTGGAAGCCGCAGCGGAGCAGGGGGTGCAGACCGAGCTGCTGCGGCTGAATGATTACAACATTCTGCCCTGTGACGGCTGCGGCAACTGCATGAACGGCAAGCATTGCCACCTGCTGAACGACCCGGAGGACCAGTTGAGGGAGCTGTACGACAAGCTGAAGGAAGGGGACGGCTTCGTCTTCGCCTCCCCGGTCTATGCACTCTCGCTTCCGGCCGTCTGGAAGAACTGGATCGACCGCTGCGAGCCTTGCAGCGATGAGGATCTGGACTTCGAGTACTACAATTACGACCGTGTGGCCGGAGTGAAGGGCAAAGCGTTCAAGGGCAAGGTGGCCGGGCAGATTGTCGTCGCCGCAGGTCCCGGGCATGAATGGGCGCTGTCCTCGCTGATGCCCTGCTTCACGGCGATCAAGCTGTCGATGATTGCCAGCGCGGGCATCAGCCTGATTGAATATGACGGCCAGCCCGGCATCCGCAAGCGCCCATGGAGCAAGCCGATTGAAGAAGCGGAGGAAGCGAAGATGATGGCCCGGGCGGTCGGGATGCGCGTAGCCTCTTCCTTGGGCTTCTCCTACTTCGATCTCCCGGCCGGCCAGGAGAGCTGGGAGCAGCAGCAGGCCGGCGGGAAGGAAGCCCTTGCCTGGTCCTCGTTCGCCATTCAGAATGCGGAGGATGAAGAGGTGCTGCTTGGCGATCTGGCCTCGGAGCGGCCGCAGGTCTTCGTCATCGGCGACCAGCAGGCCAGCATCCGCTGCGGCCCGCTGCTGGAGCAATTGCAGCAGCAGCTCGGCGGCAAGGCAGACTGTGCATTGATCGCCAGAGTAGGCCAGCTGCCGCACTTCATTACCCATGAATTCGTGAAGGGCAAGACGAAGGAGACGGTTCCGGGCTTCACGCTCTATTATGACTGGGAGGATAAGCTGGGTCCGCGCTGCGCCCTGGCACCCGGCCAGCCCGCTATCCTGGCGGGGCGCTCCAGAGAGGAGTGGCAGCTGTTCACCCTGGACGAAGCGGACGGCGGGAATCTGGGCCAAGCCTTAGAATATCTGGCTGAAGCTGTCGTATGA
- a CDS encoding alpha/beta hydrolase, with amino-acid sequence MLKTKGIRLFYSCQGAGEAVLCLHGNRDSSQVFRELAGALGPHYQVLCADLRGHGQSEYTGPAFTLEDMVDDLIRLMDERGLKKVTLIGHSLGSTLALLLAAREPERVNKLVLMGAAATFKVPFKRPDQGEEITPDTVKRTNAAAVPFFFTEGHEEVQQRILKGWSQLPAATHRLMIQIRHPDLRPVLQGIRQRTLIVTGQEDRITPLPKALELNRNLPDSRMLAVPGTGHFMFLEEPAVVSEAILTFLREA; translated from the coding sequence ATGTTGAAGACGAAGGGTATACGTTTATTTTATAGCTGCCAGGGCGCGGGGGAGGCGGTGCTGTGTCTGCACGGCAACCGCGATTCCTCGCAGGTCTTCCGGGAGCTGGCCGGGGCGCTGGGGCCTCATTATCAGGTGCTGTGCGCTGACCTGCGCGGACACGGCCAGTCGGAATACACCGGTCCGGCGTTCACGCTAGAGGACATGGTGGATGATCTGATCCGGCTGATGGATGAGCGGGGGCTGAAGAAGGTTACGCTGATCGGGCATTCTCTGGGCAGCACGCTGGCTTTGCTGCTGGCTGCCCGGGAGCCGGAGCGGGTGAATAAGCTGGTGCTGATGGGGGCCGCCGCCACCTTCAAGGTTCCGTTCAAGCGGCCGGATCAGGGTGAAGAGATCACGCCGGATACGGTGAAGCGGACGAATGCGGCGGCGGTTCCGTTTTTCTTCACGGAGGGCCATGAAGAGGTACAGCAGCGGATTCTGAAGGGATGGTCGCAGCTGCCCGCTGCGACCCACCGCCTGATGATCCAAATCCGGCATCCCGATCTGCGGCCGGTCCTGCAGGGCATCCGGCAGCGGACGCTGATCGTCACCGGCCAGGAGGACCGGATCACGCCGCTGCCCAAGGCGCTGGAGCTGAACCGCAATCTGCCGGATTCACGGATGCTGGCGGTGCCGGGGACCGGGCACTTCATGTTCCTGGAGGAGCCTGCGGTGGTCAGCGAGGCCATCCTGACGTTCCTCCGGGAGGCGTGA